In Candidatus Kaistella beijingensis, a genomic segment contains:
- a CDS encoding Sec-independent protein translocase subunit TatA/TatB, with product MELSIGEMLLIAVAIVVLFGPEKLPQIARDLGAGVRKMRGAMEDVKTEILKETDNPVSEIKKEIEKVKQQAKDFNPMTDLEKDAIAERSKPKENLAEKDDHEGPVSR from the coding sequence ATGGAATTAAGTATTGGCGAAATGCTTTTGATTGCCGTTGCAATCGTCGTTTTATTCGGACCCGAGAAATTGCCGCAAATTGCCCGTGATTTGGGAGCAGGCGTTCGCAAAATGCGGGGCGCGATGGAAGACGTGAAAACCGAAATTCTGAAAGAAACGGACAATCCCGTTTCCGAAATCAAAAAGGAAATCGAAAAGGTAAAACAGCAGGCAAAGGATTTCAACCCGATGACCGACCTTGAAAAAGATGCCATCGCCGAACGTTCCAAACCGAAAGAAAACCTCGCCGAGAAAGACGACCATGAAGGACCTGTAAGCAGATAA
- a CDS encoding cation-translocating P-type ATPase: MDFNIPENFTGLNDTQVLESRSKFGENKMKETEKSTWFSLLLDILKEPMLILLIIITLIYLIVGNYGEAAFMFFAIVAVSGISFYQDNRSKKALEELEKLNEPLSKVIRNSKIISIPTHEIVVGDLCITEEGKMINADGKILHSNDFSVNQSSLTGESFSVFKDRDSDDNEVFSGTLTVSGLAVFEVEKIGKETKLGKIGDSLQNIKEEKSPLQIQIEKFVKNMAIIGIVVFLMVCVFNYYHTRDFVNSLLNGLTLAMSILPEEIPVAFTTFMALGAWKLMREGIIIKKSAIVETLGSTTVICTDKTGTITENSMKLNSVYDFKNDKTYSENEFNNPEISQLISYAMWSSEPVPFDPMEKTLHEVYKKTQKEDLRTHYNMFHEYPLEGNPPMMTHFFENEKGERIIAAKGAPEAILNVSKLSDSQKEALQHKIHQFGRQGFRVLGVGKSNFEGSDFPKKQQDLKFDFLGFVVFYDPPKKGIQEVFKHIYDAGIKVKVITGDNAETTKTIAEKAGIKNASQTTTGTEIFHLDETKLQKVSEEKTLFTRMFPEAKLSVINALKNNGEVVAMLGDGVNDGPALKASHIGVAMGKKGTEIAKAAASVVLTNDDLGNLVTAIASGRRIYTNIKKAVQYIISIHIPIILTVSLPLFLGWVYPQIFTPVHVIFLELVMGPTCSIVYENEPMEKNTMLRKPRPMTETFLNLRELVVSIIQGLVITLGVLFIYQMTARSGGSEELTRSMVFTTLIFSNILLSFCNRSFFYTTFETLKNKNNLLIYVTLITLAVLSLMIYFPPVSMFFKLQELSLMQIGTAFSAAVISVLWFDVFKLLRRI, encoded by the coding sequence ATGGATTTCAATATTCCCGAAAACTTCACCGGACTTAATGACACTCAAGTTCTCGAATCAAGGTCAAAATTTGGCGAAAACAAAATGAAGGAAACCGAAAAATCAACTTGGTTTTCGCTCCTTTTAGATATTCTGAAAGAACCGATGCTGATTCTTTTAATCATCATCACGCTAATTTATTTGATTGTCGGAAATTACGGTGAAGCTGCCTTTATGTTTTTCGCAATTGTGGCAGTTTCAGGAATCTCTTTTTATCAGGACAACCGAAGTAAAAAGGCTTTGGAAGAATTGGAGAAGCTCAACGAACCTTTAAGCAAAGTCATTCGGAATTCTAAAATCATTTCAATTCCCACCCATGAAATTGTCGTCGGAGATTTATGCATTACCGAAGAAGGAAAAATGATCAACGCCGATGGAAAAATTCTTCACAGCAACGATTTTTCGGTGAATCAATCTTCTTTGACTGGAGAAAGTTTTTCGGTTTTTAAAGATAGAGATTCTGATGATAACGAAGTCTTCAGCGGAACTTTAACGGTTTCCGGACTGGCTGTTTTCGAGGTTGAAAAAATTGGCAAGGAAACCAAGCTTGGAAAAATAGGAGATTCCCTTCAGAATATTAAGGAAGAAAAATCGCCGTTGCAGATTCAGATTGAGAAGTTTGTGAAAAATATGGCAATCATCGGAATTGTGGTTTTTCTGATGGTTTGTGTTTTCAATTATTACCACACCCGAGATTTCGTCAACAGTCTTTTGAATGGATTAACACTCGCAATGTCGATTCTGCCAGAAGAAATTCCCGTTGCTTTTACCACATTTATGGCATTAGGTGCTTGGAAATTAATGCGGGAAGGAATCATTATCAAGAAAAGTGCAATCGTGGAAACTTTGGGAAGCACGACTGTAATTTGCACCGATAAAACCGGAACAATTACCGAAAATTCCATGAAACTGAATTCGGTTTATGATTTTAAAAACGATAAAACTTATTCTGAAAATGAATTTAATAATCCTGAAATCTCCCAATTAATCAGTTATGCGATGTGGTCGAGCGAGCCAGTTCCTTTTGATCCGATGGAAAAAACGCTGCACGAAGTTTACAAGAAAACGCAAAAAGAAGATTTACGGACTCATTATAACATGTTCCACGAATATCCGTTGGAAGGAAATCCACCCATGATGACGCATTTTTTCGAGAATGAAAAAGGAGAAAGAATCATCGCCGCAAAAGGAGCTCCCGAAGCAATTTTGAATGTTTCAAAACTCTCCGATTCGCAAAAAGAAGCTTTACAACATAAAATCCACCAATTCGGAAGACAGGGATTCCGAGTTTTAGGCGTTGGAAAATCCAATTTTGAAGGAAGCGATTTCCCGAAAAAACAACAGGATCTTAAATTTGATTTTCTTGGTTTTGTGGTATTTTACGATCCACCGAAAAAGGGAATTCAGGAAGTTTTTAAACATATCTACGATGCCGGAATCAAGGTGAAAGTAATTACAGGCGACAATGCTGAAACTACCAAAACCATCGCCGAAAAAGCAGGAATCAAAAACGCTTCACAAACAACTACAGGAACAGAAATTTTCCATTTAGACGAAACCAAACTCCAAAAAGTTTCCGAAGAAAAAACCTTGTTTACCAGAATGTTTCCCGAAGCAAAACTTTCCGTCATCAACGCTTTAAAGAATAATGGGGAAGTAGTCGCAATGTTGGGAGACGGCGTCAACGATGGTCCCGCTTTGAAAGCATCTCACATTGGAGTCGCAATGGGAAAAAAAGGAACGGAAATCGCAAAAGCAGCCGCTTCTGTAGTTTTGACGAATGATGATTTGGGAAATTTAGTGACCGCAATTGCTTCAGGACGAAGAATTTACACCAACATCAAAAAAGCGGTTCAGTACATTATTTCCATTCACATTCCTATTATTCTTACCGTTTCGTTGCCGTTGTTTTTGGGTTGGGTGTATCCTCAAATTTTCACGCCGGTTCATGTCATTTTCCTTGAGTTGGTGATGGGTCCGACTTGCTCCATCGTCTATGAAAACGAACCGATGGAAAAAAACACCATGCTCCGAAAACCACGACCAATGACGGAGACTTTCCTAAATTTGAGAGAATTAGTGGTGAGTATTATTCAAGGTTTGGTGATTACTTTAGGAGTTCTTTTCATTTACCAAATGACGGCAAGAAGTGGCGGAAGTGAAGAACTGACTCGTTCTATGGTTTTCACGACTTTGATTTTTTCTAACATTTTATTGAGTTTCTGTAATCGCTCATTCTTTTACACGACTTTTGAAACATTGAAAAACAAGAACAATCTTTTGATCTACGTGACTTTGATAACTTTGGCGGTACTTTCATTGATGATTTATTTCCCACCAGTTTCCATGTTTTTCAAATTACAAGAATTAAGTTTAATGCAAATCGGAACTGCGTTTTCTGCGGCGGTGATTTCTGTTTTGTGGTTTGATGTCTTTAAACTTTTAAGAAGAATTTAA
- a CDS encoding TCR/Tet family MFS transporter: MKRNQKSAAIGFIFITLLIDITGWGIVIPVVPTLIRELIHNPDLSVASQYGGWLSFVYAAMQFVFASVLGGLSDKYGRRPIILFSLLGFSINFFIQAIAPTIFWLFVGRIFSGVTGASITTASAYIADISTDEDRAKNFGMIGAAFGLGFIIGPVIGGVLGHYGARVPFYAASILCLINFLYGWFILPESLDKEHRRKFDWKRANPVGSLLQLRKYPQILGLIAALVFVYIAGHAVQTNWTFFTMYKFGWTERMVGISLGVSGFMAALVQGYLIRIIQPKIGDARSIFYGLTLYAIGMVLFAFASQSWMMFAFLIPYGLGGIAGPALQSVISSEVPKNEQGELQGALASLISLTAIVGPPLMTNTFYYFTHDHAPFKFAGAPFFLGFLLMTISAVIVYFVFKRKKI; encoded by the coding sequence ATGAAAAGAAATCAAAAATCAGCCGCAATCGGTTTCATCTTTATTACTTTGCTCATCGACATTACAGGATGGGGAATTGTAATTCCTGTGGTTCCGACACTAATCCGCGAACTGATTCACAATCCCGATTTAAGCGTCGCTTCACAATACGGAGGTTGGTTGAGTTTCGTTTATGCAGCAATGCAGTTTGTTTTCGCATCAGTTTTAGGCGGATTGAGCGACAAATACGGAAGAAGACCTATTATTCTTTTTTCACTTTTAGGTTTCTCCATCAACTTTTTTATCCAGGCGATTGCACCAACGATTTTTTGGCTTTTCGTGGGGAGAATTTTCTCGGGAGTTACAGGAGCGAGTATTACCACAGCAAGTGCCTACATCGCAGATATTTCCACGGATGAAGACCGGGCAAAAAACTTCGGGATGATTGGAGCCGCTTTTGGTTTAGGTTTCATCATCGGTCCCGTTATTGGTGGAGTTCTCGGACATTACGGAGCCAGAGTTCCTTTCTACGCTGCGTCGATTTTATGTCTGATTAATTTTCTTTACGGATGGTTTATTCTCCCAGAAAGTTTAGACAAAGAACACCGGCGAAAATTTGATTGGAAACGTGCAAATCCCGTCGGTTCCTTACTTCAACTTCGTAAATATCCACAAATATTAGGATTAATTGCCGCATTGGTTTTCGTTTACATTGCAGGTCACGCTGTACAAACCAATTGGACATTCTTCACCATGTACAAATTTGGCTGGACCGAAAGAATGGTCGGAATTTCTCTCGGAGTTTCGGGATTTATGGCGGCTTTGGTTCAAGGATATTTAATCCGAATCATTCAGCCCAAAATTGGTGATGCAAGAAGTATTTTCTACGGACTCACTTTATACGCCATCGGAATGGTTTTGTTCGCATTTGCAAGTCAAAGTTGGATGATGTTTGCATTTTTAATTCCTTATGGTTTAGGCGGAATTGCAGGTCCCGCTTTACAGTCCGTGATTTCATCGGAAGTTCCAAAAAATGAACAGGGCGAATTACAGGGCGCTTTAGCAAGTTTAATCAGTTTGACGGCGATTGTTGGTCCACCTTTAATGACGAATACTTTCTATTATTTCACCCACGACCATGCTCCGTTTAAATTTGCAGGTGCTCCGTTTTTTCTCGGATTTTTACTAATGACGATTAGTGCGGTGATTGTGTATTTTGTTTTTAAAAGGAAGAAAATCTAA
- the secD gene encoding protein translocase subunit SecD: protein MQGKGLITLVAVILGLICLNELLPTWYAGKIEKQATEIAGNDPVKYQKEMARLSKDTLNLGFTKLYYSKAKEKEMKLGLDLKGGINVLLEINERDLVNDLTNYSTNPILLETLDKTDIAQKNSTKNYIENFFDQFAAVNKAKGTNLKLADPEIFGNTNLSEIKYNSSDEEVKNIIRRKISAAEGSAYEVIRTRIDKMGVTQPNVQRVPGTGRISVEMPGIKDIDRVKKMLQTSAKLQFWEVQQVQEIYPYFEQLNTVIAAKGDSLGIPKNTNFVNLMQLNSLRSNGVGNIKLSDTAAVNKILNSDIAKRLRPANVKYTQFMWGYKPEANDENNLVLYAIRGNINQKAPVDGAVESARVNYDELGRVVVDMQMDSKGSKDWKTLTGKNVNKPVAVTLDNVVYTAPNVVNEIPNGRTQISGNFSQQEAQDLVDVLGAGKLPASAKIVQADVVGPSLGKASIDAGMLSFIIAFLVIIAYIIFYYGGAGVYAVIAMVINLFYIFGIMDSVDATLTLPGIAGIVLSMAMAVDTNVIIYERTKEELFAGKNILEAYKDGFKHALSAIVDGHLTTILTAVVLYIFGTGPIKGFAVTLIIGILMTFFTSVLLSRVMIFARLNKGKHLSVWTPPTKNLFRNIWIDFIGKRKYAYMISAFLTVASLISIAVNGFKYGIDFTGGRNFVVKFDKPVDANKVEENLIKLFATQDGKNSAVEAKTFGTGNQLKISTDYLIDDESLKADQIIEQKLYEGLKPNLPANMTLQEFKSADKDHSGIVSSAKVGPTVADDIKSHGTFAVIAALAGIFLYILLRFNKWQFSLGAVAGLFHDAIIILGTYSLLHKFMPFNMEINQDFIAAVLTVLGYSINDTVIVFDRIREYLREKKSLTLAGLFDDSISSTLGRTFNTSFTTILVILAIFIFGGENLRGFMFCLLIGIGFGTYSSIFISSAIAYDFLKGKGKEEEVHGRSSIDKEVVEKKKKK, encoded by the coding sequence ATGCAAGGAAAAGGACTTATTACGCTTGTCGCGGTCATCTTGGGACTGATCTGTCTTAATGAATTGTTGCCGACTTGGTATGCTGGAAAAATTGAAAAACAAGCCACTGAAATCGCAGGAAACGATCCTGTAAAATATCAGAAAGAAATGGCGAGACTTTCTAAAGATACCCTGAATCTCGGCTTTACAAAACTTTATTATTCAAAGGCAAAAGAAAAAGAAATGAAGTTGGGTCTCGACTTGAAAGGCGGTATCAACGTACTTCTAGAGATCAATGAAAGAGATTTGGTAAACGATTTAACCAACTATTCTACCAACCCTATTCTTCTGGAAACCCTCGATAAAACTGATATCGCTCAGAAAAACTCTACAAAAAATTACATCGAAAATTTCTTCGATCAGTTTGCAGCGGTAAACAAAGCGAAAGGAACCAACCTGAAACTTGCAGATCCTGAAATTTTTGGGAATACCAATTTAAGCGAGATTAAATACAACTCTTCCGATGAGGAAGTGAAAAATATCATCAGAAGAAAAATTTCTGCTGCGGAAGGTTCTGCTTATGAGGTAATTAGAACGCGTATTGACAAAATGGGTGTTACGCAACCAAACGTTCAAAGAGTTCCGGGAACGGGTAGAATTTCTGTGGAAATGCCTGGAATTAAAGACATCGACCGTGTAAAGAAAATGCTTCAAACTTCTGCGAAACTTCAATTTTGGGAAGTGCAGCAAGTTCAGGAGATTTATCCTTATTTCGAGCAGTTAAATACAGTGATAGCTGCGAAAGGCGACTCTTTGGGAATTCCTAAAAACACCAATTTCGTAAACTTAATGCAGTTGAACTCCTTGAGATCAAACGGTGTTGGGAACATCAAACTTTCTGACACAGCGGCAGTTAATAAAATTTTAAATTCAGATATTGCTAAAAGACTTCGTCCTGCAAATGTGAAGTACACCCAATTTATGTGGGGTTACAAACCGGAAGCGAACGATGAAAATAATCTGGTTCTTTACGCAATCCGTGGAAACATCAACCAGAAAGCTCCGGTTGATGGTGCTGTAGAATCTGCAAGAGTAAACTACGACGAACTTGGAAGAGTAGTGGTGGATATGCAAATGGACTCAAAAGGTTCTAAAGATTGGAAAACTTTAACTGGTAAAAACGTAAACAAACCTGTTGCGGTAACTTTGGATAATGTGGTTTATACCGCACCAAATGTTGTAAATGAAATTCCAAACGGTAGAACGCAAATCTCTGGTAACTTCTCTCAACAGGAAGCTCAAGATTTGGTGGATGTTTTGGGTGCAGGTAAACTTCCGGCAAGTGCTAAAATTGTTCAGGCAGATGTTGTAGGACCTTCATTAGGAAAAGCGTCGATCGATGCGGGAATGTTGTCGTTTATCATCGCATTCCTTGTAATTATCGCCTATATCATTTTCTATTACGGTGGAGCAGGAGTTTATGCCGTAATCGCAATGGTCATCAACCTTTTCTACATCTTCGGAATCATGGATTCTGTGGATGCAACGCTTACACTTCCGGGAATTGCGGGGATCGTACTTTCCATGGCAATGGCGGTGGATACGAACGTTATTATTTATGAAAGAACAAAAGAAGAACTTTTCGCGGGGAAAAATATTCTTGAAGCTTACAAAGATGGTTTCAAACACGCACTTTCTGCAATTGTCGATGGTCACTTAACTACAATTTTAACTGCGGTTGTTCTTTATATTTTCGGAACGGGACCAATCAAAGGTTTTGCGGTGACTTTAATCATCGGTATCTTGATGACGTTCTTTACTTCCGTATTGTTATCGAGGGTGATGATTTTTGCGAGATTGAACAAAGGGAAACACCTTTCAGTGTGGACTCCGCCTACAAAAAATCTTTTCAGAAATATTTGGATCGACTTTATCGGAAAGAGAAAATATGCCTACATGATTTCTGCTTTCTTAACCGTTGCGAGTTTAATTTCCATCGCTGTTAACGGCTTTAAATATGGAATCGACTTTACCGGCGGTAGAAACTTCGTGGTAAAATTCGATAAACCTGTTGATGCTAATAAAGTAGAGGAAAACCTAATTAAACTTTTCGCTACACAAGATGGTAAAAACTCTGCAGTAGAAGCAAAAACTTTCGGGACAGGAAATCAGCTGAAAATTTCTACCGATTACCTTATCGATGACGAATCTTTGAAAGCCGACCAAATTATCGAGCAGAAATTGTATGAAGGTTTGAAACCAAATCTTCCTGCAAACATGACTTTACAGGAATTCAAATCTGCGGATAAAGATCATTCAGGAATTGTTTCTTCTGCAAAAGTAGGACCTACTGTGGCAGACGATATCAAATCTCATGGAACTTTTGCCGTTATTGCGGCTTTGGCGGGAATTTTCCTTTATATTTTGTTGCGATTCAACAAATGGCAATTCTCACTCGGTGCGGTTGCGGGACTTTTCCACGATGCGATTATCATTTTGGGAACTTACTCTTTGCTGCACAAATTCATGCCGTTTAACATGGAAATCAATCAGGATTTCATTGCGGCGGTTCTTACGGTTCTCGGTTATTCCATCAATGATACCGTGATTGTATTCGACAGAATCAGGGAGTATTTAAGAGAGAAAAAATCGCTTACTTTGGCGGGACTTTTCGATGACTCTATTTCAAGTACTTTGGGTAGAACGTTCAATACCTCATTTACAACTATTCTTGTAATCTTGGCAATCTTCATCTTCGGTGGAGAAAACTTGAGAGGATTTATGTTTTGCTTGTTAATCGGTATTGGTTTCGGTACGTATTCATCTATTTTCATTTCATCGGCAATCGCTTATGATTTCTTGAAAGGAAAAGGAAAAGAAGAAGAAGTTCACGGAAGAAGCTCCATCGACAAAGAAGTCGTTGAGAAAAAGAAAAAGAAATAA
- the hemN gene encoding oxygen-independent coproporphyrinogen III oxidase yields MNSLIDKYNIPGPRYTSYPTVPFWDEANFSSEQWQNSVIRSFNESNDSEGISIYIHLPFCEQLCTFCACHKRITKQHSVETPYLVSVLKEWDLYLELLKSQEPSKKNQVPKIKELHLGGGTPTFFSPENLRKLLEGIFAKAEIAENPEFSFEGHPNNTSKEHLQTLYDLGFRRCSFGVQDYDPQVQKAINRIQPYENVKKVTEWAREIGYKSVSHDLVFGLPFHTWEKMEFTIRKTLELKPDRLAFYSYAHVPWIKGVGQRGFDENDLPSGEEKRKLYENGKKLLEDLGYIEVGMDHFSLEHDDLYQSMVSGDIHRNFMGYSSSKTQLMIGLGMSAISDSWYAFAQNEKTVEEYQKRVEEGKIPVFRGHILNEEDLIIRKHILNLMCRLETSWDIQNAFPELENALETLKEMEDDGLVEISENSIKITEKGRAFTRNVAMTFDLRMMRNKPETRIFSMTI; encoded by the coding sequence ATGAATTCCCTAATCGACAAATACAACATTCCCGGTCCCCGTTACACTTCTTATCCCACCGTTCCTTTTTGGGACGAAGCCAATTTTTCTTCGGAACAATGGCAAAACTCTGTGATCAGATCTTTCAATGAAAGCAACGATTCCGAAGGAATTTCCATCTATATTCACTTACCGTTTTGTGAGCAATTGTGTACATTTTGTGCTTGTCACAAAAGAATCACGAAACAACATTCCGTAGAAACACCTTATTTGGTTAGCGTTTTGAAAGAATGGGATTTGTACTTAGAATTACTAAAGAGCCAAGAGCCAAGTAAAAAGAACCAAGTGCCCAAAATCAAAGAATTGCATTTGGGTGGTGGAACTCCAACTTTCTTTTCGCCGGAAAACTTGCGAAAACTTTTGGAAGGAATTTTCGCAAAAGCAGAAATCGCTGAAAATCCAGAATTTTCTTTTGAAGGTCATCCGAACAATACCTCGAAAGAACATTTGCAGACGCTGTACGATTTGGGTTTCCGAAGATGCAGTTTTGGGGTTCAGGATTATGATCCGCAAGTTCAAAAAGCGATCAACAGAATTCAGCCCTATGAAAATGTCAAAAAAGTGACAGAATGGGCGCGAGAAATCGGCTACAAAAGCGTTTCCCACGATTTGGTTTTCGGTTTGCCGTTCCACACTTGGGAAAAAATGGAATTCACCATCCGCAAAACCTTGGAATTAAAGCCAGATCGTTTGGCTTTTTATTCTTACGCTCATGTTCCTTGGATCAAAGGAGTTGGACAACGCGGTTTCGATGAAAATGATTTACCAAGCGGTGAAGAAAAACGCAAACTGTACGAGAACGGAAAAAAATTATTGGAAGATTTAGGCTACATTGAAGTGGGAATGGATCACTTTTCTTTGGAGCACGACGACCTTTATCAGTCAATGGTTTCAGGTGATATTCACCGAAATTTCATGGGATATTCTTCAAGCAAAACGCAACTGATGATCGGTTTGGGAATGAGCGCGATTTCCGATTCTTGGTACGCTTTTGCACAGAATGAAAAGACTGTCGAAGAATATCAAAAAAGGGTAGAAGAAGGTAAAATTCCAGTTTTCCGTGGACATATTTTAAACGAAGAAGATTTAATCATCAGAAAACATATTTTGAATTTAATGTGCCGTTTGGAAACATCATGGGACATTCAAAACGCTTTCCCAGAATTGGAAAATGCCTTGGAAACCTTAAAGGAAATGGAAGACGACGGTTTGGTGGAAATTTCAGAAAACTCAATTAAGATTACCGAAAAAGGTCGGGCTTTCACAAGAAATGTTGCCATGACTTTCGATTTAAGAATGATGCGCAACAAACCTGAAACAAGGATTTTCTCGATGACAATTTAG
- a CDS encoding WD40/YVTN/BNR-like repeat-containing protein: MKKLFYFLVIIFFGNFSFAQKVEIQTLLKDKISIRAIQIYNGKVWYAGTDSKFGYVSLKDSSDKKQLILSEKKLQFRTLAQDSKNFHMLDIDSLPHHFIVNKKTLKKSYGLVRTPNNEKFFFDAFMFDKADRGLAISDPFKGVTPNFLMMIDREFNHGLEKAKPDLPAYFPGEAHFAASNSNIAMKGNWVWIASGGTKARIFKFNWNKPVDWKVFDTPFIQGTSSQGIYSIDFYDNKFGIAVGGDYTKQSENINNIATTNDGGETWQIQASGKNSGYKTCVKIRPKSKGKDIIAVGDQNIDFSTDYGKTWTKISDEKGLYACEWIDRNTLVFAGKDRIVKMTLK, translated from the coding sequence ATGAAAAAACTGTTCTACTTCTTAGTCATCATTTTTTTTGGAAATTTTTCTTTCGCTCAAAAAGTAGAAATTCAAACTTTGTTGAAGGATAAAATCTCCATTCGTGCGATTCAGATTTATAATGGAAAAGTTTGGTACGCGGGAACGGATTCTAAATTTGGTTATGTGAGTTTGAAAGATTCTTCGGATAAAAAACAGTTGATTTTATCTGAGAAAAAATTGCAGTTCAGGACATTAGCACAAGATTCCAAAAACTTTCATATGCTCGATATTGATTCTTTACCGCATCATTTTATCGTTAATAAGAAAACACTGAAGAAATCTTACGGATTGGTTCGTACACCGAATAATGAAAAATTTTTCTTTGATGCTTTTATGTTCGACAAAGCGGATCGAGGTTTAGCAATTAGCGATCCCTTCAAAGGGGTGACTCCAAATTTTTTAATGATGATTGATAGAGAGTTTAATCATGGTTTAGAAAAAGCAAAACCAGATTTGCCTGCATATTTTCCAGGTGAAGCTCATTTCGCAGCAAGTAATTCGAATATCGCAATGAAAGGAAATTGGGTTTGGATAGCGAGTGGCGGTACCAAAGCAAGAATTTTTAAATTCAATTGGAATAAACCAGTAGATTGGAAGGTTTTTGATACCCCCTTTATTCAAGGAACTTCTTCACAAGGAATTTATTCCATCGACTTCTATGACAATAAATTTGGAATTGCAGTGGGTGGTGATTACACCAAACAATCTGAAAATATCAACAATATCGCAACCACAAACGATGGCGGTGAAACATGGCAAATTCAGGCATCAGGAAAAAATTCAGGTTACAAAACTTGTGTGAAAATCCGTCCAAAATCTAAAGGAAAAGACATCATTGCAGTTGGTGACCAGAATATAGATTTTTCAACTGATTACGGAAAAACTTGGACTAAAATTTCAGATGAAAAAGGTCTTTATGCTTGTGAATGGATTGATAGAAATACATTGGTTTTCGCGGGGAAGGATAGGATTGTGAAAATGACTCTGAAATAA